GCGGCTAATTTAGTTTTTTTGCTAGATGTGTCAGGCTCGATGAATGCACCCGATAAATTACCGCTGCTCAAAAGTAGTTTAACCATGTTAACCAAACAGTTAGATGAAAACGACTCGGTTGCCATTGTGGTTTATGCTGGCGCTGCAGGTTTAGTATTACCCGCAACAAAAGGAAATGAATATCAAGTAATTAGCAATGCGCTGAATAATTTATCAGCAGGAGGCTCAACAAACGGCGCTCAAGGGATTGAGCTTGCTTATCAAATTGCTAGCCAAAACTTCAAAAAAGAAGGGATTAATCGTGTTATTTTAGCCACCGATGGTGATTTTAATGTTGGCATGAGCTCGGTTGACGCGCTAAAAAAGCTCATTGCCAATAAACGTAAAACAGGCATAGCCTTGACCACTTTGGGGTTTGGTCAAGGTAATTACAATGATGGTTTAATGGAGCAATTAGCAAATATAGGCAATGGTCAGCATGCTTACATTGATACCATTAATGAAGCGCGTAAAGTCTTGGTTGATGAGCTGAGCAGCACAATGCAAATTATTGCTAAAGATGTCAAAATTCAAGTAGAGTTTAATCCTGCACAAGTGGCTGAGTATCGCCTGATTGGTTACCAAAATCGCCTTTTAAAACAAGAAGATTTTAATAATGATACGGTTGACGCTGGTGAGCTTGGAGCCGGTCATACGGTGACGGCGCTGTATGAAATTACACTTGCGAATTCACCAGCTAAGCAGATTGACGACTTACGTTATCAAACGCCTCAGCAAATGCCGACAAACTCTAATTTCTCAAGCGCGCAAGATGAACTAGCCTACGTGAAATTACGTTATAAAGCGCCAAACAGTGATGTCAGCAAGTTAATGAGCCAAGCAATTTTTGCCAGTGAAACACAATCGCAATTTGCTCAAGCCAGTCAAGATTTTCAATTTGCGGCAACGGTGGCAGGTTTTGCCGATAAACTTAAAGGTGAAAAATACACAGGGCTTTGGCAGTATCAACAGCTAATTGATGTTGCTGTGGCGAATAAAGGGGACGACCCATTTGGTTATCGAAATGAGTTTATTCAATTGCTCAGAACAGCAGCTGAGCTTGAATAAACCATTTTGGTTTGAATATCTAGCAGTTAGCTTAGGGTAGGTAATGTTAAAACAGGGTGTGATGGACGAATTAAGTGATGAGCATTTAATGCAAAAATATGGCTCAGGTGATGCCAGTGCCTTTGAGCAATTGTATTTACGCCATAAAAATAGTTTATACCGTTATTTGCTGCGCCAGAGCACTGAGCCACAGATAGCAGAAGAGATTTATCAGGATGTATGGCACAAGGTCATTGCTGCGCGCCTCACCTATCAAGCAAGTGCACAATTTAATACTTGGTTGTATCACCTGGCTCGTAATGCACTCATCGATCATTTTCGTCGAAGCGCTACAGCTCATAAATATGTGGTAGAGGATGACGGATCACACAACCATGCAGAGAGTGATTTGGTTGATAATGAGCAAGCCATCGATACAACAAAACAGCTCATGCTGTTAAAACACTGTTTGCAGCAATTACCGCAGCCCCAGCAAGAAGCTTTTTTACTCAAACATGAAGCTGGACTGAGTTTATATGCCATTGCAGAGGTGGTGGGTGAGCAAGAGCAAAGCATTAAAAGTAGGCTGCGTTATGCATTAAATAAACTCAAATATTGCATGCAGGCCAAATTAGGAGACAACCATGGCTAATAAATTAACTGAAGATGAGTTAGTGGCACTATATCACCGTGGTGCGGATGAAATGCCAAATAAAACCCTAGATGCAGCTATTTTATTGCGAGCAAAACAAAGTTGTGAAACATCTGATACAGCAATATCAAACAATTTAAATGTTATGAACGCTGGCGTTACTGAGCTGCAAAGTAAAAATGTAGTTTCCATTACTCATCAAGCGAATCGTCGAGGCACGCATTGGTTGTGGTCGCTTTCAACCGCAGCATCGGTTTGTTTAGTGGCATTGATCTATTGGCAAAATAGTGATCAATATCATTTTGAGTCGCAAAGTAGTATCCAGCAACAACTTGAGATCTCACCTGTTCAATCACAATCAATAAGCATTGAAGGTAAACCCTCGAGAGAGTTCGAACAACAAACTCCTGTTTTACTTCGGGCAAAAGAATTTGAAGCCGATAGCATACAGCCTAGTGCAGCGGCGATAAAAAATGCAGCTCAAGTAATGAGTCCATTACATAGCGTTGATATTCAACAGCGCAAGGAGCAAGCCAAAGGAAGCCTTGCCGAGCGTCAAGGTGCGCAGCCAACAACGCCGAAAATGCTTGCAACTCCAATATTTGAATCGCGTTTAATTGAGGTCGATGAATTACTTGATAAAGGAGAGATAAAGCAGGCAAAAGTAGTGCTAACACTGCTACTTACAGAACATCCAGGACTTAAAGCGCACCTTAGCGAACGTCAGCAGGCGTTATTAGCTAATCATTAATCGAGACTACGAGGAAAATTTTAAATCAAAACAGCAGATTAACGCTGCTGTTTTTTTATATATTAAGATTATTTAGTACATTAGATATGTTAATGGTCGTAATCAGCAGTAGTCAATTATTAATCAACGCGATAGCATGGAGAATCATAATAATAACAGCCTAATGCAGGAACACAGATGGCCGTAATAACACAGCAACAGCACGCTGAATTTTTGGGACATCCCAAAGGACTCTATGTGTGCTTTTTTACCGAAATGTGGGAGCGTTTTTCTTTTTATGGAATGAAAGCGCTCCTATTTTTATATCTTGTTAAATATCATTTATTTACCGATGAACATGGCTATAACTTATTGGGTGCCTATGGTGCTATGGTATACGCCATTCCGGTGATTGGAGGATTATTGGCAGACCGTTACCTTGGTACTCGAAAAGCGGTTATTTTTGGCGCGACTTTATTAGTGCTTGGTCATGCGGGTATGGCGTTTGAAGGGCATCAAGCTGCGTTGGTAGACGGTAACATCATGCGAGATGAAACCGCCTTGCAATATTTTTATTTTTCACTCTCGCTCATCATTATGGGAGTTGGGTTTTTAAAACCGAATATTTCAACCATAGTCGGGCGCTTGTATCCTGAGAATGATCCGCGCCGCGATTCTGGTTTTACGTTGTTTTATATGGGAATTAATGCAGGCGCATTTTTAGCGCCATTGATCTGTGCTTACCTTGGCGAAACATATGGTTGGAAATATGGTTTTGGTTTGGCGGGTATTGGTATGTTGGCTGGATTGGTTATTTTCATTACGGGGCAAAAACATTTACAAGGACATGGTGAACCACCGGTTCCTGCGAAGTTAAAACAACAAGTATTTATTTTGTCTATTGAACAGTGGATTTACTTTGGCGCATTTTGTGGTTTATTTGTTGTTTGGGGCTTAATTCAAACTCACTCTATTTCAACTCAATTAGTCAGTTGGCTCCCTGCGGTTTCACCTGTGATTTGGTTTTTACATCTCACTACTATCATTTTATTAAGTGGGATTTTTTGGTTTATGGCCAAGCGCTGTACCACCGTTGAGCGCCACCAAATGGGGGCACTCATCGCCTTTATTATTGCAGGATTGCTGTTTTTTAGTCTTTATGAGCAAACCTATGGCTCGTGGGTATCGTTATCTGATAGAGTGATGGATCGTACGTTATTAGGCGTAGAGTGGACCGCAGGTCAGCTTACGGCCATTGGTGCGATGTTTATTTTGTTACTCTCACCATTTTTTGCCTGGCTGTGGCCATTTTTAGCAAAACGAAACTTAAACCCAAGTAAACCGTTAAAAATGGCTCTGGGTTTATTATTTGCTGGTTTGTCATTTTTAGTATTAGTTTGGGCGACCAATTCACCTATGCCTAATGGTTTAATTAGTGTTTGGTATTTAGTACTGGCGTATTTGGTGCTTGAGATAGGCGAGTTAATTTTATCACCGATAAGCTTGGCTGCCGTGACACAATTATCGGTGAGTAAAGTGGTGAGTGTGATGATGGGAGCGTGGTTTTTAGGCACTTCGTATGCTGAAATTTTATCAGCCGAACTTAATAAACTCGCAGCGATTGAAACTGATGCCGGAGTTATAACTGACTCTGCTGCTGCCTTAGCTAAATACCAAGACCTTTTTTGGTTTTCGGCGCAAATTGGGATAGGACTTGCTTTGGTCTATTTGCTACTGACACCGCTCTTGAAAAAAATGATGCATGGTGTGGCTTAAGCCTTAGCGTAAATTGGTGGGATAACGAAATAACAAAGGCGCTGTCTGCGCCTTGTTTTTCAAAGCTGTTAGTTCATCTGAGGAGCTCTGAAAGCAATCGATTTTGTGACAACAAGCATTATTTAATTGAGGGTCACTGTAAATTCATATGCTCATTAACTCGGATAATTTACACAATGCAAAAAAGTTGTCGACTGACATGAGTTATTTTTTTGAGGGATTAAATGGCAATAATTTAATAACTAAAAAGTAACATATCATTTTATTTAAATATATTTCATGTGGTTATATGTAATTTGTGCGTGGGTTAAGCGGCTGTAAACATTCAATTAACACTTGACTGTTAAATGAGCGGGTTGTACTTTGATTCAGGTGTATAACCATGGACGAATTAAAATGAAAAAATATATCCTGCTTGCCACCTTATTCCTTACACCTACTTTAGTGTTAGCTGATGAAACTAAACTAGCACCAGAATTCCAAGGTGAAACTTGGAATTCAAAATACAAAATTTCTTATGATGACCTTAACAATGTATTAGATCTTATGGTGCTTGATACGGGCTTATCAAATCGCGATAGCATGAGCACTAACCGAGCGAACATTGGCACAAAGTTAAAAGCCAGCCGTAATAAACACACTGGTTTAGAAGCGAATCGCTTTTATTTTGAAGCTTTTAAAACCGATGAGCTAAAAAGTGTATTTACAAAAATCAGGCAATCTCTTGAGCAATTGCCAACCGAGTTACCGTTAAAAGAGCTAAAACGCAAAGAGCAACTAGCTTATTGGTTAAACCTCTATAATGTAACTGTGCTTGAACAGCTAATTAATCGGTATCCGATTGCCAAGCTAGAAGATGAATTAACCGATGAAGATTCATTTTTGAACGAGAAATTATTGACGGTTGCGGGCCATAAATTATCACTGAAACAAATTCAAGATGAAATTTTATTTGAAAAATTCGGTGATAAACCAACTGTTATTTATGGCTTATA
This genomic stretch from Pseudoalteromonas tunicata harbors:
- a CDS encoding vWA domain-containing protein, with product MIQLTSYNSEKMHGSILTLTIISLLAGCQGQQQNTSAQSDEQAAVIEQKNTQREAQTQTNTSAEVQTKSKSSQENEIRFNHPRIENVAGLNHESLAPAQMQQVRHRIGAVYPPMPMPPILPPKPMPPQFENEQARENYLKNEQNPVKQVMLEPVSTFSIDVDTGSYSNSRRMIKMGKRPPADAVREEAFINYFDYHYSAPKSLETPFNVHTEVAPAPWNNQRQLLKIGIKGFDIEKAELKAANLVFLLDVSGSMNAPDKLPLLKSSLTMLTKQLDENDSVAIVVYAGAAGLVLPATKGNEYQVISNALNNLSAGGSTNGAQGIELAYQIASQNFKKEGINRVILATDGDFNVGMSSVDALKKLIANKRKTGIALTTLGFGQGNYNDGLMEQLANIGNGQHAYIDTINEARKVLVDELSSTMQIIAKDVKIQVEFNPAQVAEYRLIGYQNRLLKQEDFNNDTVDAGELGAGHTVTALYEITLANSPAKQIDDLRYQTPQQMPTNSNFSSAQDELAYVKLRYKAPNSDVSKLMSQAIFASETQSQFAQASQDFQFAATVAGFADKLKGEKYTGLWQYQQLIDVAVANKGDDPFGYRNEFIQLLRTAAELE
- a CDS encoding sigma-70 family RNA polymerase sigma factor — encoded protein: MLKQGVMDELSDEHLMQKYGSGDASAFEQLYLRHKNSLYRYLLRQSTEPQIAEEIYQDVWHKVIAARLTYQASAQFNTWLYHLARNALIDHFRRSATAHKYVVEDDGSHNHAESDLVDNEQAIDTTKQLMLLKHCLQQLPQPQQEAFLLKHEAGLSLYAIAEVVGEQEQSIKSRLRYALNKLKYCMQAKLGDNHG
- a CDS encoding peptide MFS transporter; amino-acid sequence: MAVITQQQHAEFLGHPKGLYVCFFTEMWERFSFYGMKALLFLYLVKYHLFTDEHGYNLLGAYGAMVYAIPVIGGLLADRYLGTRKAVIFGATLLVLGHAGMAFEGHQAALVDGNIMRDETALQYFYFSLSLIIMGVGFLKPNISTIVGRLYPENDPRRDSGFTLFYMGINAGAFLAPLICAYLGETYGWKYGFGLAGIGMLAGLVIFITGQKHLQGHGEPPVPAKLKQQVFILSIEQWIYFGAFCGLFVVWGLIQTHSISTQLVSWLPAVSPVIWFLHLTTIILLSGIFWFMAKRCTTVERHQMGALIAFIIAGLLFFSLYEQTYGSWVSLSDRVMDRTLLGVEWTAGQLTAIGAMFILLLSPFFAWLWPFLAKRNLNPSKPLKMALGLLFAGLSFLVLVWATNSPMPNGLISVWYLVLAYLVLEIGELILSPISLAAVTQLSVSKVVSVMMGAWFLGTSYAEILSAELNKLAAIETDAGVITDSAAALAKYQDLFWFSAQIGIGLALVYLLLTPLLKKMMHGVA
- a CDS encoding DUF547 domain-containing protein, encoding MKKYILLATLFLTPTLVLADETKLAPEFQGETWNSKYKISYDDLNNVLDLMVLDTGLSNRDSMSTNRANIGTKLKASRNKHTGLEANRFYFEAFKTDELKSVFTKIRQSLEQLPTELPLKELKRKEQLAYWLNLYNVTVLEQLINRYPIAKLEDELTDEDSFLNEKLLTVAGHKLSLKQIQDEILFEKFGDKPTVIYGLYQGNIGSPNIRTEAYTGDKVDLQLERNATEFINSNRGVFRHGKNKVRVSQFYEQHAKYFPNFKEDLVKHLSLYLKGEMKTYLLSAKRITADMEDWSITDVYGSMRSYGTSANNNSAAILDSASANSTDSSRDGSGGGVSAFNLALISDQVASRTISFGRFSAEQADMLRKIQDKKTQTGSSVTVTDLSSDDKNDN